DNA from Brachionichthys hirsutus isolate HB-005 chromosome 3, CSIRO-AGI_Bhir_v1, whole genome shotgun sequence:
ATTACATTTCCATCTCTGGCATAGATCATTTAGCAAAACGGAtatttgacacccctgatctgcACCAGATTAGCCACCGATAGACCTTGTGGTGAAATTGCGTCATCTGTGGTCTTCGAGGTCAAGAGTGAACTTTGAATCCCAAGTAGGAGTGAATAAGAAGTTAAATCTCTAGTTCTGAGCAACACAATCTAGTTTTCCCTGGtgtcctccttttctttggttctGTGGGAGTGAGTTGCGTGACTCAAGCAAAGATAAAGAACGCACACGACTGAAAACCCACTCCATCTGTGTCTATGAAgcataatgtaaaaataaaccttGTAAATGCATGAAAAACACGCCATTCAACAGCGCTCCAATTCGTCAGTCGGAatttatttaaaagacaaacactgGAAGGACAAAATCCCAGCAACCCCGTTCTTCAGGATGCTACACGGCTCACCAATTTGTCATCTCCACTTCAAAACAGTTCACAAAAGGGCATGCAGGCCGATAAAACCTCCCACACCAGGAAGAGATCCTGGTGAAAGCAGCTtacagtagcccccccccctccccccatgaCTAAGTGATTCAACCAGCTCTGGTGCAGGCTGCCTCTCGCTTACAATGCCTCCCCGGGTGAGTGGCGGAGAAAGAGAAAACCCATTTACAATGCAGCTTACGCACACGGCGCCCATCCTTAGATTTATGTGTGGTATGCATAGTTTTGGGTGCAATTTGGgcacagaagagagagagaacagagggCAAGTCTGTGTATGTTTGAGGGTTTCGGGGGGGGCACAGGGCTAAGGCTGTCTGTCCTCTCACCCTCTCTTTGAGTCAATAGTGTTCCGGCAGCTGAGGTTCTTTATGAGGGGAACAATCTGGAGGGTCTTGTCGGAGCGCCGAGCAGCTGCTGTTTTCTGGCGAGTCTCTTTCATGGACCGCAGGCCTGGAGTGGGCTGGTGAATAAAGACGCACCCTCCCACCACCCCTAAATCCTCATTCTCAAccccccccagaaccccccccccccttcaccccgGGAGCCATCCCGCACAATCCCGGATGATGAGTGGCATGAGGAGCGTCAGGGAGCGTTGCCACTGCGTGCTGCGCCCGGCGCCGTcgcccgggggggggagggggggccctCGCCGTGAACAATGCGTTCATGAGGTATGTGAAGAAAACCGATGCTAAATAGTGATCGCATCTCGTTGCGCGAGGGGACATTTGATTtccttacaaaaaaaaaaaacaacaacaatcacagtAAAACCAGGAGCCCGATTCCGGTTGGATTAGAAGAGGCCGATTACGGCGGAGCCTTCGAGTGTTTCTCCTGAGTGGGATTCCCGTCGGCAGAGTAGCGAGTTTGCCTTTGCTCCCTTTCTGCCATCGGTTCGGTTCTTCCTGCGAGGCTCGGGTTACAGCTTTACATTCACTCGGCTGTGACTTCAGCAGGACATCGTCCTACTCAAGCAGCCGCTCCAGAGACGCCCTTTGTCCCTTTTGCGGGGTCGCTGCCGGGACCCTCCCACCAGTCGGGCGTTtggcttcgggggggggggttccaccgAGCCCGTCCCGGGTTAGCTGGCATCCGAAGGCACCAGGTTCCCCGTGGTGTCCAGCTGCATGCATTTACACGTGCACGCCGACACCGGGCATTCTGAGTGGTCTCTGTagggaataaaaacaacatgtaGACGAGCAGAAACCTGAAAATGGATCACACATAAGTCGGTTTATTCCCGAAGCAGACCGCTGCACCTTCTACTCGTTCGGTATTTGATGCTGAGAGAAATTCTGATtcgcagttgttgttgttttttacacttCAAAATAACCTCACAACAGGCAGACGTGCAAAAACAGTTCTGAAAAATGatattagggttagggttattaaatgataataaatactGAACCAGATTGAACAGAAAAGGACGATTTTGGGTTTAAAACTCAGATTAGGTTTCTTTTTTGCTTCAGAATAGAAAATCCCCAAAAAAACCAAACGCCATAAAAAGAAGCAGACGAGCGCCGCCCTCCCACCTGAACCAGCTGAGCATGTGGCCCGCGTGGCCGCCGTGTCGGCAGTTGTGACACCAGGTGAACCAGTTGTTGAAGTGGGCGAGTTTGTTCTCCCTCGTCAGGTCGACCTTCTCGTCCGACTTCCCTGTTCCTGTCAGAGAAGATTTACCCGCAAGTCAATATTAACGATCAATCCAGCAGCGGCGTTGGGCTGGGTTGGGTGATCAAAGGTCAGGCGTCATCCCCTGCTCACCTGGGCCATCTATTCCGATGGCTTACCTTGGCAATTCGAGACGGGCGTGCCCATATTCATGAGGCAGAGGGCGCAGCGCGGCAGCGGCTTCCTGCAGCCGGGGCAACTGGTGACTTTGGACTTGGTGGGCGAGCCGCTGACGCCGTACTGGCTGAAGCCGCGGCCCTGGTGAGGGATCGCCGAGCAGCTGTAGGAGATCGACTTCCCGCAGAAGTTGCAGCTCACAAACACCTGTCGCACaggagcaaacacacaaaggggCGGCAGGTGAGCGGGTGAACACGAAGGTGAAACCGATTTCCACTGCGAGGGGCGCCATCAGCGACGATCCGGCACGTCAGACTAAGAATACGGGAATGTCAGTGATGTAAACAGGCGGCGCCTTGCTGAACTCGGGCTTGCACGGACGTGTTTTTTGTCATTAGGCCTTTTTAGAGAAAGGCCCATTGTAGCGCGGCGCTCTAGTTAGCAAAGGTCGCCAACTAGAGCGCAGACTTTACGACGAGCAGAGCCGCGAGCGTCAGAGCTTCCATCCAGAGCTCTTGGCGGGAGCTTCCTGTGCCGCGATGACCGGTACAAGGGTCCGATTTCTGTTATCAGAGGAGTCGCGGCAaagacagcaaacaaacaaagtgtttCGTGACACGAGAGAGCGGAGTCGTCGTCCTGTAAAGTTACTCTAAACTAAAGGTGGGATCAACCAGTACCAAACCAGTAACCAGTACCAAGGTTCAGTTTACACTGTAAACAAAACTAGGATCACTCCcgattagctttttttttgttgtcgtcGTCGTTGTTCATTCATTGGCCGGAGTTTCCACCGTGGGATCGATGCCGATGCAGCACAAATCGGCAAAACTCCTCCTGGTTCATCCGGAAAAGGTCAGGACAGAAAGAGACTGGAATAAAAGAGCCTTTATCCTGAGTCCGGATCCAAATGGacccaaaccaaaaaaaaaaacccattaaaCAATCTACTGTCTAACagataaacaaaatgtttatcTGTTATTGAAAACAGAGAGAAGCCTCAAACCCCCCTCTCGTAGGAGCCAGTTTGgtttctgtgaataaatgaaagTAGAATTGTTCATCAGACTTTTGATTTTTCATCAGCAGATTTCATTTCACGGTTCCAATTATCAAAAGATTAAGATCGATCTTAACCTTTCTTAAGCTCCTCCCACGACGCCCCTTTACCTGAGCCAGAGGTTTGGAGCTGGAGTCCAACTTGCCTCTGTGGATGTCAAACTCAGCTCGTTTGTGCCAGAACCTCCAGGCGTCCAAAAGGTTGCGGTAGTTTTCGATCCAGCATTGGACTCGAGGGTCTTTCAGAACCTCACCTGGAGAACCCTGAAGGGAGGAGTTCATGGTCAGAACCTTGTTCATCCTTTCAGATTACAGTGACAAACAGTCCGAGTGCCGTGGAAGACAGAATCTAAGCGTGGATGTTCGCAGCGGCGTTCAGCGGCGGGGCGAGAGGAAGCACGCCGCGGCGCCTTCTAACCTCGGACCCGCTCCACGCCTCGATTCCCTGCAGCTTCTCTGCACAGACCGTAAACATCGCCGACGGGGCTCGCCTCCCAAGAGGTGCCAACTGCCTTAAGAACAAAAAGGTGCGACCTTTCAGAACAGGCAGGCAGGTCGCAGCATGTGCCTCGAAGGGTGCGCTTCATTCAagcctcccttcctccctccgtTCTTTGTGCTACTGGAACAAAAACCCAGAATCCGGTTTTTGTTGACATTCAAATCACTTTTATCGATAATGTTCGACATTAACCGTTTAAAGCTCGTACtgtgaggtcacttcctgtccttgCAGCATCCCGTCTGCAGGGCACGAGCGCTCCCAACATTTGTGTTCGAGTATTATATTCATCTGTTCAAATGTTTAATCCATTTCGAGTTGTAGCCGCAGCCCGAGCAGAGACTGGCATCGCGTTCCCGCCGAGTCTGTCCCAATTTGACCTGCTCTGTCGGTTCCGGTCGGGTTTTGGAAGGTTCGTGCATGTGAGAGCGCGCACGTGCCCTCAAGCCCATTGTCGACCTACGTAAATAGAAACCTTCTCCGGCTTTACAGCTCAATGATGAACGCGACTGTTTCTGACTCAAAGTTCATGAAAACATCGTTTTCGTTTCAGAATTCGGTGAAATTATGACTAAATCTTTATTCGTATTTGATCACCGCATCTTAACTTTACCTTTTTTTGCCtgagtttcagcagcagcagcaggcgattAGATTTCTTTTGCAAACTGTAAAAGTGTGAATGTACCCGAAGCACCGGTGAAGTACCCGCTAAAACGCATCCGTGTACCTTCAGCATGCAGAAGCTGGCGGTCTGAACGTCCCCCGTGCGGCCCACGAAGCTCTCCATGAGGTCGACGCCATCTTTAGTCAAACCCGTCAGCAGGATGCCCTCCAGGTTGCCCGCCTCCTTCATCTCATTGGTCAGTTTGTCGATGTATCGAGGCAGCTGCGGCAAAAGTGGGCGAAGGACGCGACACAATGGTGAGCTGTCGCCGGGTAGGATACGGGCGGGGCCCGCTCTGTGTCGAGGGCGGTTACCTGGGCGTCGTTGAGAAACATGCACGCGAAGGCTACGCGGTCGCGCACGGCAACGCTGCTCTCGTGCTGCAACACAGACAAGGAGGGGAATCAAGGAAAAACGAAGACGCACCAAACGGGGGAGAACGGGGAGAACGGGCGCAGGATATGAACGGATGCGTTACCAGCACGCCGTCGTAGGCGCCGGGCTCGCTGGTGAGGAAGGCAAACATGACGCACAGGTAGGGGTTCTTCAGCTGCAGCCTCAGAGAGCTGCACATCTCCCGCCACAAGGAGGACTTCTCGTCGGTGTAGCCCGACAGCGCCATGGCAACCACGTTCAGGTTCAGATCGCCTGGGAAAGGCCCGGACAAGCGGGAAGTTACAGCCCAGTCACGCAGCCTTTTGCGTTATCTCTTAGCGAGGGAAACAGCTagccgtcttttttttttctttggcctTAAACCTAAATGATACAGGAAgtgtgggggagagagagagagagggggcgtgCAAGCAAAGGGCAACGAATCTGAACCGGAGGGCCGTAGCCTCGACGCGCAGGCGCCGCGctaaaatgttttcaatgaGACACGATTCCTGCTTCTGGGGCCGAGTTACCCGCCCCCAGTTACCTTCCCACCCTGGGGGAGGCGCCACTCACCCCTGGCAGCCGTAGCTCCCTTGTTGAGGAGCTGGATGGCCCGGCGGATGTCCAGGTTGAACAGCGCCACGGCGGCTGCCCGCTCCCACTCCCGGTCCTGCTCCAACGACCGCAGGAATATCTCCACGTCGATGTCGGGGCCGCGGGCGATCCAGCCGCAGAGTCGCAGGGCGAGGCAGCGCTCCTCGCCGAGGTACCGCGGCACGTCCGTCTGCCGGTCCGAACCGCTCCAACACCTGCGGCTCTCGGCCGTGCCTAAGAGAACCCGGGAAAGCAGGCGCACTCAGTGAGACGGCGCACGTTCGACTGGAGTCGGATTCGTGTTCTCATCGGCGAGTTACCCGAGCCGGTCTTCACGATGTTCTTGATGCCGGAATAGACCACAGACTGTTTGTtcccctgcagcttcagctccacGTCCTCCGCACACTGCTTCATGAGTGAAGCTCACATAGGAATTGAACAAACACTGACCCGACAGAGGGCAGAGAGCCCGAGAAAGGAAATTCCCAGTTCACTGCGCTCTAGTTTTctgtatttcaaaataaaaccataaataaataaatacaacggAAGTCAGAAGAGCTCAAATAAAAGCGTTTTGTTTGCCTGATCAATATCCTCCACAAGCACAGAACCCAAACCCTGCTGCCGCCACCACCAGAAAGGATATAGGACAGATCGTACCACAGAGACTTGAGCTGCGGGTCGCTGCCCCCGGCCAGCAGGTGGTTCCTCCACACCTGGACGGTGTCGTGTCCGTACCTGGACTGGGCCCGCCGCCTCATCTTCGTAGCGATGTCTTTCTGGACGGCGCTCTCCGGCCCTTCGGCGCCGTCCTCCACGCAGTCGTACAGGTGTCTGCCGCACGCCCACATGAGCGACGTGGTGGAGCTCCAGGCCAGCGAGATGCGCTCGAACACGGTGAAGTCGGTCATGACCCGATTGGCCGCCGACACCACCACCATGCGGTTCTGGGAGGACGGGTGCCAGGCGAAGCTGCCGATCTGGCCGTCGCAGGGCTGGACGCTCCGCTCGATGATGGTGGGCTCCGTCTCGTCGCCGATGGGCGTCGGCGTGTGCTGCATGTCGTAGAGGCGGACGACGTTGCTGTCGCGCGTCAGCGTGGCCAGCAGGCCCGTGCGGGTCGGACACCAAGCCACCTGTAACGAGAGAAGGACGGTTCAGACCGGAAGCGATCGGCGTCTCGCAGCCATCCGGCGCCGTACCTTCGTGAGGGGCTTGGGCTGCTCGGTGAGCGTGAGCACGGGCTTCTCAAACTTCCTCAGATCCCAGATGGCCACCTGGCCCTCAAAGAAAGTCGCCACGCGGTCGTGGAAGTGGGGGTCCAC
Protein-coding regions in this window:
- the mios gene encoding GATOR2 complex protein MIOS; the encoded protein is MSGSKPDILWSPHHPDRYVICDSELGLYRIGPVGSAETKAGTLPLSEETAATLLAINSDTPYMKCVAWYPKHEPECLLAVGQANGRVVLTSLGQSHNSACKELVGKEFVPKHARQCNTLAWNPVESNLLAAGLDKHRADFSVLIWDISSKLSSEAGGAAEKTRPSSVDLDSSAAVTKPLYELGQNDACLSLCWLLRDPKLLLAGMHRNLSIFDLRNTSQKTFVNTKAVQGVAVDPHFHDRVATFFEGQVAIWDLRKFEKPVLTLTEQPKPLTKVAWCPTRTGLLATLTRDSNVVRLYDMQHTPTPIGDETEPTIIERSVQPCDGQIGSFAWHPSSQNRMVVVSAANRVMTDFTVFERISLAWSSTTSLMWACGRHLYDCVEDGAEGPESAVQKDIATKMRRRAQSRYGHDTVQVWRNHLLAGGSDPQLKSLWYDLSFMKQCAEDVELKLQGNKQSVVYSGIKNIVKTGSGTAESRRCWSGSDRQTDVPRYLGEERCLALRLCGWIARGPDIDVEIFLRSLEQDREWERAAAVALFNLDIRRAIQLLNKGATAARGDLNLNVVAMALSGYTDEKSSLWREMCSSLRLQLKNPYLCVMFAFLTSEPGAYDGVLHESSVAVRDRVAFACMFLNDAQLPRYIDKLTNEMKEAGNLEGILLTGLTKDGVDLMESFVGRTGDVQTASFCMLKGSPGEVLKDPRVQCWIENYRNLLDAWRFWHKRAEFDIHRGKLDSSSKPLAQVFVSCNFCGKSISYSCSAIPHQGRGFSQYGVSGSPTKSKVTSCPGCRKPLPRCALCLMNMGTPVSNCQGTGKSDEKVDLTRENKLAHFNNWFTWCHNCRHGGHAGHMLSWFRDHSECPVSACTCKCMQLDTTGNLVPSDAS